The following DNA comes from Athene noctua chromosome 1, bAthNoc1.hap1.1, whole genome shotgun sequence.
GACAAACTACAAGTGACAAAGACTTCTCTCTGTCTACAGATAATGAAATAGTTTCCAGTTTACCTCTGCAGATGTCGCTCTATTTCAATGtctattttttcccattttggtGGCTCAGCACAGTTATCGTGCTCCATCTGAAGGTGAGTCCTGAAGGAAAGTGATGGTTTGCAAATGTAATATGTTTCTGATCAAACACCTCCTAATACTGAGGTAGAGCTCACTGGAGTTACACATTGTTAGATTTATTTGGGAATTCCCCAAAACTGAAGGTTCAAGAGTATTTGAAAGCCAATACAACACTGTCAGCTTACAGTAACATACAGTGTCTCGATTTATACCACAAACAACGTGTTAGGAAACAGCACAGCAGAaacttttcctcccttcttccctctaGTATCCAGTCTTGTCAGATTACTACAAGTTCATCCTGGTCACAATCATGATCCTGGCCTCTCTAATAGAGGTCATTCGACTCTACCTGGGATACATGGGCAATCTGCAGGAGAAGGTATGTTACCGCATGTACAGATTAATTTGTTCTGAAGAGCTTTTTGGAGTTTAGTGTAAGTAAAGTGATTTAGCAGTTCATCTAAGAGATTTAAGTTGAGGGTATGGTTATTTCTCTTGTTACAGTCTCTGTCTATTTCCATTGGCATCAGCTTCCACTTAATTTGTGCATTCCAAGAAATTTTCCCTCAGAAGAGAGCCCTCTCGCTCCCTAAAAcagttttgtcagaaaaaaaaaaaaagtatgtttaaaaacaCAGTATATGGAAATACTATACTAATACATACAATACACCTCACTGACATTTCACATTATGTGCTGGCTtttggaagatttaaaaaaaaaccaaaaagtttctTCACaagattttggatttttttcacctCCAACTGCCAGTTTCTTAATAGATGATGTCTCCCCATATAGGTGCCTGAGCTAGCTGGGTTTTGGCTCCTGAGTCTCCTCCTGCAGTTGCCAACAATTCTCTTCCTGCTGTTTAATGAAGGCCTGAAAATTCAGCCACTGGAGCGAGCAGTGCATATCATCTTTGCCCTTTTCCTCACCTTCCAAGTCATTGCAGCCTTTGTCACCCTGAAAAGAATGGTGAACAAACTGGCAACTCACTTCCACCTTAATGAATTTGACCAGCTGGAGGAACATCCTGTGCCAGATTTTTACAGCCTGGGTAAAGAAGAGAGAGCAGTTTCCATGGCTGGTAGGGGCTCCCGTGCTGGCTGGAGATCACACATGGAGGGCCTGAGAAGCTAACAGGGGTGGGCCTCATGTTGCTACAGCTCTGTTTCCATTTTGTTGGGTCATTCTTTCCTTTCCTACAtcagagatgttaaaaaataGATCTTGCTTAAGAGCGAACATTAAACCTCAGAGATTGGAGCTCCACTCTGCAAGGAAAATCAAATTCAATTACATAACTGGCTTGAGTGGACGATTTGTGGACCGTTACCGCATAGCATACCAACAGAGCAGATGTGgtgttttttacattttataaaatcaaggtatttaaaaaaaaaaccccacaaacaaaacagaagccaTTTGTCTTCGCTATTTCCACAGAATTGTTTTGTTTACAATAAATCTTTTATACATGTTTTTATTTGTGTTGATACCAGTTTTCTCTCTATTTTTCCAGATACATTGCATGTATTTAATGTCAGGTACCTTAGTTAagcaaaaaacaaccccaaacaaataaGAAATCTTGAGGCCCAGAAACAACAACGATAGAGTGAACAAAGACTACAGTTTCAGAGATGGCCAGCCAGATAATTCCAGCACTAGGAATTCCTCACTAATAAACTAGggatggaattttaaaaatattcctttctcaAAACTCCTACACTCATTTTTGGCTTAGCTAAGTTTTAACTATGAAGCCATTCAAACAGAGTGGTGCAATTTTCTCAAACAGAGGATTCAATAAGTCATCAGTAACAAAATTATAGCCATTAAAAAAATTGGTTTGTGTCACTGAAAGGCAGAGCCTTTTCTCACAAGCCAGGGCATACACCAAGATTTTCTCattcctgttatttttattaaagtctAGATCTTCTCCAGTTTCAGTAGTGGTTAAAAGTTCACTTTTTCTGTCAAGGAGGGACAGGGAACATAagtcaaaataaatttttgatATGAATCCTTTGAGTCTTCAGCAGGGCAAGAGTTACCAGCTTTGAGAGCTGGCACAAAAATCCAAACTGCTCAAAGGAACATAAAGAAGATGGGTCTAACATGAAAAAGGCAAGTATGCTTAAAGCTGCTGCA
Coding sequences within:
- the TMEM17 gene encoding transmembrane protein 17 isoform X1 → MFEWKSVNALLEAKMEQYLSYLRKGSMGQTTSDKDFSLSTDNEIVSSLPLQMSLYFNVYFFPFWWLSTVIVLHLKYPVLSDYYKFILVTIMILASLIEVIRLYLGYMGNLQEKVPELAGFWLLSLLLQLPTILFLLFNEGLKIQPLERAVHIIFALFLTFQVIAAFVTLKRMVNKLATHFHLNEFDQLEEHPVPDFYSLGKEERAVSMAGRGSRAGWRSHMEGLRS
- the TMEM17 gene encoding transmembrane protein 17 isoform X2, producing the protein MSLPEPLRRRLSSFSRTVFTDSHPTGPQYPGDRADNEIVSSLPLQMSLYFNVYFFPFWWLSTVIVLHLKYPVLSDYYKFILVTIMILASLIEVIRLYLGYMGNLQEKVPELAGFWLLSLLLQLPTILFLLFNEGLKIQPLERAVHIIFALFLTFQVIAAFVTLKRMVNKLATHFHLNEFDQLEEHPVPDFYSLGKEERAVSMAGRGSRAGWRSHMEGLRS